GCTCTCTTAACCCAATAACTGCGGCGACATGCATTGCGGTTGGGAATACATCATTTGAGCTTTGGCTTTTATTCACATCATCATTAGGATGAACCAGACGATCATTACCTCGTTCGCCCCCTAACAATTCACTGGCCCGATTGGCCAGCACCTCATTCATATTCATATTGGTTTGCGTGCCAGAACCGGTTTGCCAAATTGAAAGTGGGAACTCGCTCGCATGTTCGCCATTCAAGACCTCATCAGCCGCACGCATAATCGCTCTTGCCCGCTCGGCGGGGAGCAAACCCAGATCCATATTGACCTGGGCTGCGGCGCGTTTAGTCAATGCCAACGCATGAATCAGTGCCGTTGGCATCTTCTCTTGCGAAATACGAAAATGCTCGAGTGAGCGCTGGGTTTGCGCGCCCCATAATTGACTTGCCGGTACATCAATAGGCCCCATTGAGTCCTTTTCACTGCGGGTGGTCACCATCACTGTCTCCTTAGCATATGAACAGAAGGTTGTAGTATGACGGGTATATGATGGCATATTTATCACCACCTTTATGCGATTGATTCGCATTTCTCTCATTTAGTTATATTCGGTTATAAGACGGATTACATTACTACTTGCAACCCCTTTGGCCCCATTGTTTACTAAGGGACGATTTTTATCAGGGCGATGAATTTCGCCAGATTCAACGGCAGATGACCTATGATGCAAAAAATGAAGAATGCAGTACAAAACTACGCCTGGGGCAGTACCAATGCGCTTACCGAGCTTTACGGCATAGCCAATCCGCAAGGCAAACCTATGGCTGAATTATGGATGGGCGCTCACCCCAAAAGCAGTTCTGAAGTTGCGGATGCCAGCGGCCAATGGCATTCATTGCGTGATGTGATTGAGAAGAACCCTGATGCCACTTTAGGTCATGACGTTTTTAAACGTTTTGGTGAATTGCCCTTCCTATTCAAAGTGCTATGTGCCGCCCAACCATTATCGATTCAGGTGCATCCAAGTAAGGCTGCGGCAGAAATTGGCTTTGCCAAAGAGAATCAAGCGGGTATCCCGCTGGATGCCGCCGAGCGCAATTACAAAGATGCGAACCATAAGCCTGAGTTGGTTTATGCCCTAACACCTTTCCAGGCCATGAATGGTTTCCGTACTTTGGATGACATTGCGGCCCTGCTCCAGCCATTAGCCTCCGCTCATCCGGATATCGCAGCGTTTCTACGCTCCCCTGATACCGAACATTTAGCCACCTTATTTGCCAGTTTGCTGAGTATGGCGGGCGAAGAGAAAACGCGAGCTTTGGGGATATTGAAAGCGGCACTGAATAATCAATTGGGTGAGCCGTGGGATACTATTCGCAGTATTTCGCGTTTCTACCCGGATGACAGTGGTTTGTTCTCTCCGTTGTTGCTTAATGTGGTCACCCTGCAACCGGGTGAAGCCATGTTCTTGTATGCTGAAACCCCTCATGCCTACCTTAATGGCGTGGCGCTGGAAGTCATGGCAAATTCGGATAACGTATTACGCGCGGGACTGACACCTAAGTTCATCGATATCCCTGAATTAATGGCTAACCTGCAATTTATTCCAAAACCTGCCGCTACTTTACTGACCACGCCCCAACAGCAAGGCAACGAGTTGCTATTCCCCATCCCTGTTGAGGATTTTGCTTTCTCACTGCATACATTAACGTCAGAGCCACAGGAATTGGCGCAAAACAGTGCAGCCATTGTATTTTGTGTTCAAGGTCAGGCGATATTGAAAAAACAGCAGCAAGAAATCACGTTGCAACCCGGTGAGTCTTGTTTCATTCCGGCTAATGAATCGCCAATTACCGTCCACGGAATAGGCTCAATTGCCCGTGTTTATAACGCGGGATGAACGAAGTGACTTATTTTGTTGTCTATTGCTGGCCTTTTGATGCTGTGGTGGTTAAATTTCACCAGCGCAATAAGTCGTTATCGTCGCAATAATATTTGTGTACGGTTAATCTAGGCCTATATTAATTTGGGAGATGTTGTTTTCTATGCATCTCTTTGGTGTTATTTAACTAGCAACTCATTACCGCGTTCAACAGTGAATTTGGTGTATTAGAAAAGGATGAACAGAACAATGAAAAAATCGTTAGTGGCTGTCAGCGTCATAGTCGTACTTGGCGCAGCATGGACTGGGGCCTCATGGTATACCGGCAAATTGATTGAACAACGTATGGGCGAATTGGTTAATAACGCCAATGACCAGATCAGAACCTTGCTGCCGAAAGCCGGTGTAAAGTTCGCTTATAAAGATTACCAACGTGGCCTGTTCAGTAGCCAGGTGCGCTATGTGTTGCAAGCAGATAGCAGCGTTGCGGGTGAAAAAGCCTTGCAAGATGGTGATGAAGTCGCATTCATCGAAACTATCGATCACGGCCCTTTCCCATTGGCGCAGCTAAAAAAATTCAATCTGATCCCAAGCATGGCGTCGGTACATACCGAACTTGCGAATACCCCAGCATTGAAAAAACTGTTTGAAGTCACTAAAGGCCAATCACCGTTTACTGCGGATTCGCGCATTTCATACAGCGGCGATACCTCTTCTGCCATTACATTTATTCCTATTGATTATCAGCAGAACACCACCAGCATGAAATTCTCTGGTGCAAAAATTGATGCTGATGTCTCCCGCGATCTGCGTGATGTGAAAATGAGTGGTTCAAGTGATAGCCTGATTTTCGCCAGCAAAAATCAGTGGGATCAAGTTGAGCAATTTAGTCTGCAAGGTTTGGTGATTAAAAGTGATACCAATATCGGCAAGTTTGATCTCAGCATTGGCTCCCAACTACTGGGAATCAAACAAATTGGCCTCAGTATTGATGGTAAAGACACCGCGACATTAATGGGCTTTAACCTGAACACACAATTGGGCGAAACCGATAAGGACTTGAACGGCAAGCTGACTTACACCCTGGACGCATTAAAAATTCAGGATAATGACTTCGGCTCTGGTAAATTAGCCTTTGCCTTCGACAAACTTGACGGTCAAAGCTTGAAGCAGTTTACCAATGCCTATAATCAGCAAGTATTGCAGGCCGTTCAGGCGGGTGAAAACCTCGATCCCGTTGCTTATCAAGAGCAAATGACCGAGATACTGATTGCTAACCTTCCGGCCTTGCTGAAAGGTAACCCAACCATCAGCATGGCACCACTAAGCTGGAAAAATGCCAAAGGTGAAAGTACCTTCACTCTGAATATCGCGCTGACTGACCCGGCACAAGCCAAAACCGGTAGTGAGCCAATGCTGGCGCAATCAGTGAAAAAAGTCGACGCAACATTGACCATCCCAATGGCTATGGCCACTGAGCTGACAACCCAGGCCGCTCGCCTGCAAGGCTATAACCCAGAAGAAGCACAAAAACTGGCGCAGCAGCAAGTTCAGGGTATTGCGGCCATGGGCCAGATGTTTAAACTGACCACCACTAAAGATGATGTTATTAGCAGCAGCTTCCACTTTGCTGATAACCAGGTCGATTTGAATGGTCAGAAAATGTCACTGCAAGAATTCGTTGGCCTGTTTGGCATGTTCGGTGGTGCACCTGCTGAAGAAGATACCGGTACTGAATCTGAAGATGCGCCCGTCGCACCAGCACCAGCACCAGCACCAGCACCAGCACCAGCACCATAGATATGAAATATTAAAACCATAAGAAACGGGGCCTGATGGCTCCGTTTTTTTATCCAAAGAGGTCTAGATTATGAAAGATAAGCCAATATTAGGGCCAGATCCCCAGTGTAAACACCCGATGGCGGGGTTTAATCAAGTATGCTTTATCAAAAATACCACACAGAATCCGAACATTATTATCGGTGATTATACCTACTACGACGATCCACAAGATTCTGAAAACTTTGAACGTAACGTGCTTTATCACTACCCCTTTATTGGCGATAAGCTGATTATCGGCAAATTCTGTGCATTAGCTCATGGGGTGAAGTTCATTATGAATGGTGCCAACCATAAAATGTCTGGGTTATCGACTTACCCATTCAATATTTTTGGTAACGGCTGGGAAAGAGTCGCCCCGTCCAGGGATGAGCTGCCTTATAAAGGTGATACTCATGTCGGAAATGATGTGTGGATTGGCTATGATGTGTTGATTATGCCAGGTGTCACCATTGGCAATGGGGCAATTATTTCATCACGCTCAGTGGTCACGCGCGATGTGCCCGCTTATAGTGTGGTCGGCGGTAATCCCGCAACACTGATTAAAAATCGCTTCTCCGCCGAGGTTATCGGTAAGCTACAAACCATTGCCTGGTGGGATTGGCCAATAGACGCGATCAGTCGCAATCTACACCTGATCGTTGCCGGTGATA
The sequence above is drawn from the Yersinia enterocolitica subsp. enterocolitica genome and encodes:
- the manA gene encoding mannose-6-phosphate isomerase; protein product: MQKMKNAVQNYAWGSTNALTELYGIANPQGKPMAELWMGAHPKSSSEVADASGQWHSLRDVIEKNPDATLGHDVFKRFGELPFLFKVLCAAQPLSIQVHPSKAAAEIGFAKENQAGIPLDAAERNYKDANHKPELVYALTPFQAMNGFRTLDDIAALLQPLASAHPDIAAFLRSPDTEHLATLFASLLSMAGEEKTRALGILKAALNNQLGEPWDTIRSISRFYPDDSGLFSPLLLNVVTLQPGEAMFLYAETPHAYLNGVALEVMANSDNVLRAGLTPKFIDIPELMANLQFIPKPAATLLTTPQQQGNELLFPIPVEDFAFSLHTLTSEPQELAQNSAAIVFCVQGQAILKKQQQEITLQPGESCFIPANESPITVHGIGSIARVYNAG
- a CDS encoding YdgA family protein, with the protein product MKKSLVAVSVIVVLGAAWTGASWYTGKLIEQRMGELVNNANDQIRTLLPKAGVKFAYKDYQRGLFSSQVRYVLQADSSVAGEKALQDGDEVAFIETIDHGPFPLAQLKKFNLIPSMASVHTELANTPALKKLFEVTKGQSPFTADSRISYSGDTSSAITFIPIDYQQNTTSMKFSGAKIDADVSRDLRDVKMSGSSDSLIFASKNQWDQVEQFSLQGLVIKSDTNIGKFDLSIGSQLLGIKQIGLSIDGKDTATLMGFNLNTQLGETDKDLNGKLTYTLDALKIQDNDFGSGKLAFAFDKLDGQSLKQFTNAYNQQVLQAVQAGENLDPVAYQEQMTEILIANLPALLKGNPTISMAPLSWKNAKGESTFTLNIALTDPAQAKTGSEPMLAQSVKKVDATLTIPMAMATELTTQAARLQGYNPEEAQKLAQQQVQGIAAMGQMFKLTTTKDDVISSSFHFADNQVDLNGQKMSLQEFVGLFGMFGGAPAEEDTGTESEDAPVAPAPAPAPAPAPAP
- the vat(F) gene encoding streptogramin A O-acetyltransferase Vat(F) codes for the protein MKDKPILGPDPQCKHPMAGFNQVCFIKNTTQNPNIIIGDYTYYDDPQDSENFERNVLYHYPFIGDKLIIGKFCALAHGVKFIMNGANHKMSGLSTYPFNIFGNGWERVAPSRDELPYKGDTHVGNDVWIGYDVLIMPGVTIGNGAIISSRSVVTRDVPAYSVVGGNPATLIKNRFSAEVIGKLQTIAWWDWPIDAISRNLHLIVAGDIEALARAASEIEHT